Proteins encoded within one genomic window of Arachis ipaensis cultivar K30076 chromosome B08, Araip1.1, whole genome shotgun sequence:
- the LOC107612751 gene encoding elongation factor 2 isoform X1, producing the protein MYLQVKFTAEELRRIMDYKHNIRNMSVIAHVDHGKSTLTDSLVAAAGIIAQEVAGDVRMTDTRADEAERGITIKSTGISLYYEMSDEALKNYKGERQGNEYLINLIDSPGHVDFSSEVTAALRITDGALVVVDCIEGVCVQTETVLRQALGERIRPVLTVNKMDRCFLELQVDGEEAYQTFSRVIENANVIMATYEDPLLGDCQVYPEKGTVAFSAGLHGWAFTLTNFAKMYASKFGVDESKMMERLWGENFFDPATKKWTSKNTGTATCKRGFVQFCYEPIKQIINTCMNDQKDKLWPMLQKLAVTMKSDEKDLMGKALMKRVMQTWLPASTALLEMMIFHLPSPAKAQKYRVENLYEGPLDDQYAAAIRACDPEGPLMLYVSKMIPASDKGRFFAFGRVFSGRVSTGLKVRIMGPNYVPGEKKDLYVKSVQRTVIWMGKRQETVEDVPCGNTVAMVGLDQFITKNATLTNEKEVDAHPIRAMKFSVSPVVRVAVQCKVASDLPKLVEGLKRLAKSDPMVLCTIEESGEHIVAGAGELHLEICLKDLQDDFMGGAEIIKSDPVVSFRETVLERSCRTVMSKSPNKHNRLYMEARPMEDGLAEAIDDGKIGPRDDPKVRSKILSEEYGWDKDLAKKIWCFGPETTGPNMVVDMCKGVQYLNEIKDSVVAGFQWASKEGALAEENMRAICFEVCDVVLHADAIHRGGGQIIPTARRVFYASQLTAKPRLLEPVYLVEIQAPEQALGGIYSVLNQKRGHVFEEMQRPGTPLYNIKAYLPVIESFGFSSTLRAATSGQAFPQCVFDHWDMMSSDPLESGSQAAQLVMDIRKRKGLKEQMTPLSEYEDKL; encoded by the exons ATGTATTTGCAGGTAAAGTTCACAGCTGAAGAGCTCCGTCGTATTATGGACTACAAACACAACATTCGTAACATGTCTGTGATTGCTCACGTCGATCACG GAAAATCAACTCTCACTGATTCTCTGGTTGCTGCTGCTGGAATTATTGCCCAAGAAGTGGCAGGGGATGTCCGTATGACTGATACCCGAGCAGATGAAGCTGAGCGTGGTATTACAATAAAGTCTACTGGTATCTCTCTCTACTATGAAATGAGTGATGAGGCCCTCAAGAATTACAAGGGAGAACGCCAAGGAAATGAGTATCTCATCAATCTCATCGATTCACCCGGGCACGTTGATTTCTCATCGGAGGTTACTGCTGCCCTCCGTATTACTGACGGAGCACTAGTGGTGGTGGATTGTATTGAAGGTGTCTGTGTGCAAACTGAAACTGTGCTACGACAGGCTCTTGGAGAAAGGATCAGACCTGTTTTGACTGTAAACAAGATGGACAGATGCTTCCTGGAGCTCCAGGTTGACGGAGAGGAGGCTTACCAAACATTCTCAAGAGTTATTGAGAATGCCAATGTGATCATGGCTACATATGAGGATCCGTTGCTTGGTGATTGCCAGGTGTACCCAGAGAAAGGAACGGTTGCTTTCTCTGCTGGTTTGCACGGTTGGGCTTTTACCTTGACGAACTTCGCAAAAATGTATGCCTCAAAATTCGGTGTTGATGAATCAAAGATGATGGAAAGGCTCTGGGGTGAAAACTTCTTTGATCCTGCGACAAAGAAATGGACCAGCAAGAACACCGGTACTGCCACATGCAAGCGTGGGTTTGTACAGTTCTGTTATGAGCCCATCAAGCAGATCATCAACACTTGTATGAATGATCAGAAGGATAAGCTCTGGCCTATGTTGCAGAAGTTAGCAGTCACCATGAAATCTGATGAAAAGGACTTGATGGGTAAAGCATTGATGAAACGTGTCATGCAAACATGGCTTCCAGCAAGTACTGCACTCTTGGAAATGATGATATTTCATCTTCCATCTCCAGCTAAGGCCCAAAAGTATCGTGTTGAGAATTTGTATGAGGGTCCCCTCGATGATCAATATGCTGCTGCTATTAGAGCCTGTGATCCTGAGGGTCCACTTATGCTTTATGTCTCTAAGATGATTCCTGCTTCTGACAAGGGTCGGTTCTTTGCTTTTGGTCGTGTTTTCTCTGGGAGAGTGTCAACTGGTCTGAAGGTCAGAATTATGGGACCAAATTATGTTCCTGGTGAGAAGAAAGACCTGTATGTTAAAAGTGTGCAAAGGACCGTCATTTGGATGGGAAAGAGGCAAGAAACAGTGGAGGATGTTCCTTGTGGTAACACAGTTGCCATGGTTGGTTTGGATCAATTTATCACCAAGAATGCCACATTGACAAATGAGAAGGAAGTTGATGCCCACCCCATTCGAGCCATGAAGTTTTCTGTCTCACCTGTTGTGCGTGTTGCTGTTCAGTGTAAGGTTGCATCTGATCTTCCTAAGCTTGTTGAGGGTCTCAAGAGGTTGGCCAAATCTGATCCTATGGTTCTCTGTACTATTGAGGAATCTGGAGAGCACATTGTTGCTGGTGCTGGGGAGCTTCACTTGGAAATTTGCTTGAAGGACTTGCAAGATGATTTCATGGGAGGAGCTGAGATTATCAAATCTGACCCTGTTGTGTCTTTCCGTGAGACTGTTCTTGAGAGGTCATGCCGCACTGTGATGAGCAAGTCACCCAACAAGCACAACCGTCTCTACATGGAAGCTAGGCCAATGGAGGATGGTCTTGCAGAGGCCATTGATGATGGCAAGATTGGACCGAGGGATGACCCCAAAGTTCGTTCCAAGATCTTGTCTGAAGAGTACGGTTGGGACAAGGATCTTGCCAAGAAAATCTGGTGTTTTGGCCCTGAGACCACTGGACCCAACATGGTTGTTGATATGTGTAAGGGAGTCCAGTACTTGAATGAAATCAAGGACTCTGTGGTTGCTGGTTTCCAATGGGCATCAAAGGAAGGTGCTCTTGCTGAAGAAAACATGAGAGCTATCTGCTTCGAAGTCTGCGATGTAGTCCTCCACGCTGATGCTATCCACAGAGGTGGTGGTCAGATTATCCCCACTGCCAGGAGAGTCTTCTATGCTTCCCAGTTGACTGCCAAGCCCAGGCTTCTTGAGCCTGTCTATTTGGTTGAAATCCAAGCTCCTGAGCAGGCTCTTGGTGGTATTTACAGTGTTCTGAACCAGAAGCGTGGACACGTGTTTGAGGAAATGCAGAGGCCCGGGACTCCACTCTACAACATCAAGGCTTACCTCCCTGTCATTGAGTCCTTTGGATTCTCCAGCACCTTGAGAGCCGCAACTTCCGGTCAAGCTTTCCCGCAATGTGTATTTGATCACTGGGACATGATGTCTTCAGATCCATTGGAGTCTGGGTCACAGGCTGCACAGCTTGTTATGGATATCCGTAAGAGGAAAGGTTTGAAGGAGCAAATGACGCCTCTCTCCGAGTACGAGGACAAGCTTTAA
- the LOC107612751 gene encoding elongation factor 2 isoform X2, giving the protein MVKFTAEELRRIMDYKHNIRNMSVIAHVDHGKSTLTDSLVAAAGIIAQEVAGDVRMTDTRADEAERGITIKSTGISLYYEMSDEALKNYKGERQGNEYLINLIDSPGHVDFSSEVTAALRITDGALVVVDCIEGVCVQTETVLRQALGERIRPVLTVNKMDRCFLELQVDGEEAYQTFSRVIENANVIMATYEDPLLGDCQVYPEKGTVAFSAGLHGWAFTLTNFAKMYASKFGVDESKMMERLWGENFFDPATKKWTSKNTGTATCKRGFVQFCYEPIKQIINTCMNDQKDKLWPMLQKLAVTMKSDEKDLMGKALMKRVMQTWLPASTALLEMMIFHLPSPAKAQKYRVENLYEGPLDDQYAAAIRACDPEGPLMLYVSKMIPASDKGRFFAFGRVFSGRVSTGLKVRIMGPNYVPGEKKDLYVKSVQRTVIWMGKRQETVEDVPCGNTVAMVGLDQFITKNATLTNEKEVDAHPIRAMKFSVSPVVRVAVQCKVASDLPKLVEGLKRLAKSDPMVLCTIEESGEHIVAGAGELHLEICLKDLQDDFMGGAEIIKSDPVVSFRETVLERSCRTVMSKSPNKHNRLYMEARPMEDGLAEAIDDGKIGPRDDPKVRSKILSEEYGWDKDLAKKIWCFGPETTGPNMVVDMCKGVQYLNEIKDSVVAGFQWASKEGALAEENMRAICFEVCDVVLHADAIHRGGGQIIPTARRVFYASQLTAKPRLLEPVYLVEIQAPEQALGGIYSVLNQKRGHVFEEMQRPGTPLYNIKAYLPVIESFGFSSTLRAATSGQAFPQCVFDHWDMMSSDPLESGSQAAQLVMDIRKRKGLKEQMTPLSEYEDKL; this is encoded by the exons ATG GTAAAGTTCACAGCTGAAGAGCTCCGTCGTATTATGGACTACAAACACAACATTCGTAACATGTCTGTGATTGCTCACGTCGATCACG GAAAATCAACTCTCACTGATTCTCTGGTTGCTGCTGCTGGAATTATTGCCCAAGAAGTGGCAGGGGATGTCCGTATGACTGATACCCGAGCAGATGAAGCTGAGCGTGGTATTACAATAAAGTCTACTGGTATCTCTCTCTACTATGAAATGAGTGATGAGGCCCTCAAGAATTACAAGGGAGAACGCCAAGGAAATGAGTATCTCATCAATCTCATCGATTCACCCGGGCACGTTGATTTCTCATCGGAGGTTACTGCTGCCCTCCGTATTACTGACGGAGCACTAGTGGTGGTGGATTGTATTGAAGGTGTCTGTGTGCAAACTGAAACTGTGCTACGACAGGCTCTTGGAGAAAGGATCAGACCTGTTTTGACTGTAAACAAGATGGACAGATGCTTCCTGGAGCTCCAGGTTGACGGAGAGGAGGCTTACCAAACATTCTCAAGAGTTATTGAGAATGCCAATGTGATCATGGCTACATATGAGGATCCGTTGCTTGGTGATTGCCAGGTGTACCCAGAGAAAGGAACGGTTGCTTTCTCTGCTGGTTTGCACGGTTGGGCTTTTACCTTGACGAACTTCGCAAAAATGTATGCCTCAAAATTCGGTGTTGATGAATCAAAGATGATGGAAAGGCTCTGGGGTGAAAACTTCTTTGATCCTGCGACAAAGAAATGGACCAGCAAGAACACCGGTACTGCCACATGCAAGCGTGGGTTTGTACAGTTCTGTTATGAGCCCATCAAGCAGATCATCAACACTTGTATGAATGATCAGAAGGATAAGCTCTGGCCTATGTTGCAGAAGTTAGCAGTCACCATGAAATCTGATGAAAAGGACTTGATGGGTAAAGCATTGATGAAACGTGTCATGCAAACATGGCTTCCAGCAAGTACTGCACTCTTGGAAATGATGATATTTCATCTTCCATCTCCAGCTAAGGCCCAAAAGTATCGTGTTGAGAATTTGTATGAGGGTCCCCTCGATGATCAATATGCTGCTGCTATTAGAGCCTGTGATCCTGAGGGTCCACTTATGCTTTATGTCTCTAAGATGATTCCTGCTTCTGACAAGGGTCGGTTCTTTGCTTTTGGTCGTGTTTTCTCTGGGAGAGTGTCAACTGGTCTGAAGGTCAGAATTATGGGACCAAATTATGTTCCTGGTGAGAAGAAAGACCTGTATGTTAAAAGTGTGCAAAGGACCGTCATTTGGATGGGAAAGAGGCAAGAAACAGTGGAGGATGTTCCTTGTGGTAACACAGTTGCCATGGTTGGTTTGGATCAATTTATCACCAAGAATGCCACATTGACAAATGAGAAGGAAGTTGATGCCCACCCCATTCGAGCCATGAAGTTTTCTGTCTCACCTGTTGTGCGTGTTGCTGTTCAGTGTAAGGTTGCATCTGATCTTCCTAAGCTTGTTGAGGGTCTCAAGAGGTTGGCCAAATCTGATCCTATGGTTCTCTGTACTATTGAGGAATCTGGAGAGCACATTGTTGCTGGTGCTGGGGAGCTTCACTTGGAAATTTGCTTGAAGGACTTGCAAGATGATTTCATGGGAGGAGCTGAGATTATCAAATCTGACCCTGTTGTGTCTTTCCGTGAGACTGTTCTTGAGAGGTCATGCCGCACTGTGATGAGCAAGTCACCCAACAAGCACAACCGTCTCTACATGGAAGCTAGGCCAATGGAGGATGGTCTTGCAGAGGCCATTGATGATGGCAAGATTGGACCGAGGGATGACCCCAAAGTTCGTTCCAAGATCTTGTCTGAAGAGTACGGTTGGGACAAGGATCTTGCCAAGAAAATCTGGTGTTTTGGCCCTGAGACCACTGGACCCAACATGGTTGTTGATATGTGTAAGGGAGTCCAGTACTTGAATGAAATCAAGGACTCTGTGGTTGCTGGTTTCCAATGGGCATCAAAGGAAGGTGCTCTTGCTGAAGAAAACATGAGAGCTATCTGCTTCGAAGTCTGCGATGTAGTCCTCCACGCTGATGCTATCCACAGAGGTGGTGGTCAGATTATCCCCACTGCCAGGAGAGTCTTCTATGCTTCCCAGTTGACTGCCAAGCCCAGGCTTCTTGAGCCTGTCTATTTGGTTGAAATCCAAGCTCCTGAGCAGGCTCTTGGTGGTATTTACAGTGTTCTGAACCAGAAGCGTGGACACGTGTTTGAGGAAATGCAGAGGCCCGGGACTCCACTCTACAACATCAAGGCTTACCTCCCTGTCATTGAGTCCTTTGGATTCTCCAGCACCTTGAGAGCCGCAACTTCCGGTCAAGCTTTCCCGCAATGTGTATTTGATCACTGGGACATGATGTCTTCAGATCCATTGGAGTCTGGGTCACAGGCTGCACAGCTTGTTATGGATATCCGTAAGAGGAAAGGTTTGAAGGAGCAAATGACGCCTCTCTCCGAGTACGAGGACAAGCTTTAA